In Streptomyces sp. NBC_00483, a single window of DNA contains:
- a CDS encoding NAD(P)-dependent alcohol dehydrogenase — translation MTANTPGTALPTTARAAVLHAAEDLRIEELPLRPLGPDDVLIAVDAVGVCGSDMHYFASGRNGSNVLRQPTALGHEASGTVLATGDAATVAPGTRVAVEPAIGCGTCATCRSGRYNLCPTGTCFGSPPTHGTISTHLVTPSRAVHPLPDTIPLELGALIEPLAVAVHAVRRAEVTFGDRVLITGAGPIGILCAQVARAAGAVEITVTDVNDARLAQARKLGATHTVNTAREKLELTDVDRLLECSAHPAALWQGLHTLRPGARATVVGQAAPTVDGLPLAQLQRNEIDLSCAFRYAHAFPAAIALAAEGRVDLAAVLTGRFPLDRAADALRAPATDPTHLKVVIRPGDTAAAH, via the coding sequence ATGACAGCCAATACACCTGGCACAGCTCTGCCCACGACGGCCCGTGCCGCCGTACTGCACGCCGCCGAGGACCTGCGGATCGAGGAGCTGCCGCTGCGTCCGCTCGGCCCGGACGACGTCCTGATCGCGGTCGACGCGGTCGGCGTCTGCGGCTCCGACATGCACTACTTCGCCTCCGGCCGCAACGGCAGCAACGTGCTGCGACAGCCCACCGCCCTCGGCCACGAAGCCTCGGGCACCGTCCTCGCCACCGGCGATGCGGCCACCGTCGCCCCCGGCACCCGGGTCGCCGTCGAACCCGCCATCGGCTGCGGCACCTGCGCCACCTGCCGCTCGGGGCGCTACAACCTCTGCCCGACCGGCACCTGCTTCGGCTCACCACCCACCCACGGCACCATCTCCACCCACCTGGTGACTCCGAGCCGCGCCGTACACCCGCTCCCCGACACGATCCCACTCGAACTCGGCGCGCTCATCGAGCCGTTGGCCGTCGCCGTGCACGCCGTACGCCGCGCCGAGGTGACCTTCGGCGACCGGGTCCTGATCACCGGGGCGGGCCCCATCGGCATCCTGTGCGCCCAGGTCGCCCGCGCCGCCGGCGCCGTCGAGATCACCGTCACCGACGTCAACGACGCCCGCCTCGCCCAGGCTCGCAAACTGGGCGCCACCCACACCGTCAACACCGCCCGCGAGAAGCTCGAACTCACGGACGTGGACCGACTGTTGGAGTGCTCGGCCCACCCGGCCGCGCTCTGGCAGGGCCTGCACACCCTGCGCCCCGGGGCCCGCGCCACCGTCGTCGGCCAGGCAGCCCCCACGGTCGACGGACTCCCCCTCGCCCAGCTCCAGCGCAACGAGATCGACCTGAGCTGCGCCTTCCGCTACGCACACGCCTTCCCGGCCGCGATCGCACTCGCCGCAGAGGGCCGCGTCGACCTGGCCGCCGTCCTCACCGGCCGCTTCCCCCTGGACCGCGCCGCCGACGCGCTGCGCGCACCGGCCACCGACCCCACCCACCTGAA
- a CDS encoding mannitol dehydrogenase family protein, translating to MTTAPARTPRLSAAAAPSSALLHSRTLTAADTGIVHLGLGNFHRAHQAVYTAAALAQEAGPWGIVGVAGRSTGVADALRAQDLRYTVAEVSPDGLRCTVPAVHTGVLVAAREPEHVQQALAAPGTRVISLTVTEHGYTFSPRTGGLDLDHPGVRADLSGNRTAPVTTLGRIVRALQERAAGHGAPVTVLSCDNLVGNGHHTRRLVEEFIAQLPAGEGEEVAAWLAAGNVTFPDTMVDRIVPATTDAERTAVAGALGLHDEVPVPAEPFSMWVLQDHFAAARPAWEAGGALFTDDVTPYELLKVRLLNGTHSLIAYLGALDGRDTIPESSAQPFVTEAARAVLWDEYLPSLTVPDGVDLDAYVKQLFTRWANSALGHRTRQVGSDGSVKLRQRIPDPALLHLRSGRMPHHLALTVAAYLCCLAPSAGFDPGEHAAAMVDPARERLAALRAKTADGTSFATAVLDDGLLGDELPQYPAFAARVGEFVDLLQTRGPRAAAAEAAESA from the coding sequence ATGACCACCGCCCCCGCCCGCACACCCCGCCTGTCCGCGGCCGCCGCGCCGTCCAGCGCGCTGCTGCACAGCCGCACCCTGACCGCGGCCGACACCGGCATCGTGCACCTCGGACTCGGCAACTTCCACCGCGCCCACCAGGCCGTCTACACCGCCGCCGCGCTCGCCCAGGAGGCGGGCCCCTGGGGCATCGTCGGGGTGGCCGGCCGCTCCACCGGCGTCGCCGACGCGCTGCGCGCCCAGGACCTGCGCTACACCGTCGCCGAGGTCTCCCCCGACGGTCTGCGCTGCACGGTCCCCGCCGTGCACACCGGCGTTCTGGTCGCCGCGCGCGAGCCCGAGCACGTACAGCAGGCACTCGCCGCGCCCGGCACCCGCGTGATCTCCCTGACGGTGACCGAGCACGGCTACACCTTCTCGCCCCGCACCGGCGGCCTCGACCTGGACCACCCAGGTGTCCGGGCCGACCTGAGCGGCAACCGCACCGCACCGGTGACCACCCTGGGGCGTATCGTGCGCGCTCTGCAGGAGCGGGCCGCCGGGCACGGTGCCCCGGTCACCGTCCTCAGCTGCGACAACCTCGTCGGCAACGGCCACCACACCCGCCGTCTCGTCGAGGAGTTCATCGCCCAACTGCCCGCCGGGGAGGGCGAGGAGGTGGCTGCCTGGCTCGCCGCCGGGAACGTCACCTTCCCCGACACCATGGTCGACCGCATCGTGCCCGCCACCACGGACGCGGAGCGCACCGCCGTCGCCGGGGCGCTCGGCCTGCACGACGAAGTCCCGGTGCCCGCCGAGCCGTTCAGCATGTGGGTGCTGCAGGACCACTTCGCCGCGGCGCGTCCCGCGTGGGAGGCGGGCGGGGCGCTGTTCACCGACGACGTGACCCCGTACGAGCTGCTCAAGGTCCGGCTGCTCAACGGCACCCACTCGCTCATCGCCTACCTGGGGGCCCTCGACGGCCGCGACACCATCCCGGAATCGAGCGCACAGCCCTTCGTGACGGAGGCGGCGCGTGCGGTGCTGTGGGACGAGTACCTGCCGAGCCTGACCGTTCCCGACGGCGTCGACCTGGACGCGTACGTGAAACAGCTGTTCACCCGCTGGGCCAACTCGGCGCTCGGACACCGCACCCGGCAGGTTGGCTCGGACGGATCGGTGAAGCTGCGCCAGCGCATCCCGGACCCGGCACTGCTCCACCTGCGCTCCGGCCGGATGCCGCACCATCTCGCCCTCACCGTCGCCGCCTACCTGTGCTGCCTGGCCCCGTCCGCGGGCTTCGACCCGGGCGAGCACGCGGCCGCCATGGTGGACCCGGCCCGCGAACGGCTGGCCGCGCTGCGGGCCAAGACCGCCGACGGCACATCGTTCGCCACCGCCGTCCTCGACGACGGGCTGCTCGGTGACGAGCTTCCGCAGTACCCCGCGTTCGCAGCCCGGGTCGGCGAGTTCGTCGACCTTCTGCAGACCCGCGGGCCGCGCGCGGCGGCGGCCGAAGCCGCAGAGTCCGCCTGA